The genomic stretch GTCCCCGAGGACGGCAGATAACACTCCTAGGGAGCAGCTCGGGTGTGTCTGTTGCGCAGCTGTGTGTCGGCAGAGAGCGGGAGCTGGGCAGGGTCCTTACACTTCGTAAGTAAAGCGTGCCTGGAGAATTGTAACATACACGCAGAAAACCAAAgatgttaaaagaaaaacaaaacccagatcAAAAGGTGGAAGCAGCCCCCCGAATGCCGTGTACTTTAACACACGCCTCCTTCTACACAACCTCAGCGGGACACTTAACAGTTTACAAGACACCAACACTTTTCTGGGAGTTAAGGGGAGGCTGCGGAGGTCGGTGCGACCGTCCCAGAGGGGAGCTCTGCCCGGAACTCGTGCTTGGCCATACATTCGGCTGCTGCCCACATGTCTGCCCGCTCTGCCCCATCCCTCGGTGTCTTTAATGTACAGAAGGAGAGCCAGGCTGCTCACCGGTCCCGGGTAATCACCCACAGGCTAAACGTGcaacagggctctgggctgcaaCCCGGGACCTGcccaactctgctctgctgtctGAGGCTGAATTATGTTGTCAGCCAAGTCTTACTCACTGGCTAAGCCATCCATTAATATACATCAATAAAAACAGGGTACGCGGCTGCTCATGAATTAAAGATGAACTTCTTCCCCGGCTCAGAGCATCCTGAGCAAAGCGATCACGGACTTCCAGTCACCCCCTTGGGAATAGTGACGTCTCCCAAGTAACGTGATTGCTTTTTCTGAAGCAGAAACGTGGTCCTATGGCTACACCCTATAAAACCAGGCGGCTTGGAGGGCTGAGCAGAGTGTTACTGAAGGGGAGAGACGGCATCAGCCTaaggaggagggctggggaaCACCACCGAAACACCAGACACGGACCCAACCCCTGCACGTTCGCCCTCGGTCCCCGGGACAGAGTGCGGGGCGAGCCGCCGAGGAATCCAGCACCTCGGAGAACTCCCGGCGCCGGGCGAACTTCCCAGGAGAAAGCACCGTCTCCCTGCCTCGTGAGTACCGCCAGCTAGGCCTGGGCTCAATAAATAAACCCACTGGAGCTTCCTAGCGAGTAGAGAGAAGAGAGGACCCCCCCCCTCCGATTATAAGAGCAGTGCAAACAGGCTTAACGCTAAAAAGTTGCTGACCAGCCAGCAAATGGGAATGTATAGAACAGTCTTGCCTTCTCTGACTCTACCTTCTCCTTCTTAATCCTTGATCAATTCCTATGGACTTTAGCTCAGATTAACCAATTTAGGGTGTCTTTGCTTTGCGCCTTCCTTTTTACTTCTCCTTACTGCTGCATGTTAGCTGCCCTTGAGTGCCGATTTCTCCCTCGTGTACAGTTATCACGCGCTGGTTACTTGGGTTCCCTCTTAGCGCTTTTATTATTGTATATCCTCAATTTAAATTCACCGAATTAATCAAATCAAGCTGATCTTTCTTTTCTCGCTTTCCCTGCACTCTTCTTTCCTGCGGGGGgcgcggggaggagggggactaGAAGAGGTGTTGATACGCTACAAAAAGTTTCCACTTCAAGTCTCTGTTCCGAGCTCAGAAGGATGCAGACTGGCTTTGAGTGAACATGAACATTAATGTTTACAATGTTCAACTCAAATTCCCCACTGCCTGCCCGTGCCTTTTGGTTGCTTGAAACAAAGTGCAGCTCGGCTTTCTACGGCAGTATTGTACAGCGCAGCATGAGAACCATCTGCTACTCATTCTTTAACTGTTTGACCAGATTTAAGTTATTAAACTATTGAAGAGAAGTAAGCGTACGTGGCTTCCCCAGCGGAGCACAAACGTAGAGGATGCACAGTGCTAACTCACATTATTACTTCATTCTTCAAATTCAAAGGGGTTTCTATTACTCTAATGTCTGAGTTTCAAGGAGGTTTACGTTTCGGATAGAACTTCTCCCCTTCACCCTCTCCCTGCCTTTGGCCGTCATCAGCTACTAGGACTTACAAACCAGAAGAAATAGTTCCCTTCCAGGTGATTTAGAAAAAATAAGTGTATTGTCAACCAGATCCGTCTTACCCAGCGAGTGCCCCTGACTTCTAAAGCAAAAGCAAAAGATATAGCTCGCAGCAAATTTTAAACAGCCGTACCCTGGCATGCCATATTTGAGGGATGAGGTGTAGCCCGCAGCAGGGATCCTTGCTTTTCCACGTGGGATCCGAAACCTTCCGCCCCCTTTCCTTCATACAGCAACAAAAGCATCTTAGAATTGGCCCTCTGTATAAGCAGTCGGAAACCAGTGCCGATAGGAGGTAATTATTGTCTCCTATTCATTAACTCAGGTCCAGCATGATGGAACATAGAAGCAGCTCCCAGCTTCTTCTGTCCTTCACACTCTTCAGTGTTCTCTGCTCGCCAGTACTGGCATTACCGCCTTTGGGGACATACTCAGCTGTGAGGTAAGTGCTGTTCCAACTCATGCAACCTCTAGCTAAAGCACCCCACTGCTCGCTAACGACACAACACGGCCTGCGGAAGGCGACATTGCAGCAAACGGTCCAGTTAGTTAGCATCAGCAGCGTCCTGGTGTACTTGTTATCTTGGAAACTCTAATCCAAGACTTGAATACAAGACCCTTCTCTTTAGCAAATGTGGTTGAAAGGCTCATCTATTACATTCTCACATCAACATTACAGGAAGGGACTAATAATTATTGGGTACGCTGGTGATCTTTGCAATAGCGTCAGTGAAGATGACCCCTTTTGGCAGTAGCATGGATGGTATGGGCTGGTCTACCTCCCCTCTCTGTAAATAATGTAAACGTTAAAAGGGTTTTAAGAAGTGGCCCTTCCTTCTCCATCTGTTCCCGAAGAACACCAGGAAGTGATGTGATCCTTTCATTCAGCCAGTGCCAGCATCACTGGTGGATAGCAATTAAATGACTTCTTATTTTAAAGGTCCTAAGTACCATTTCCACTCTAATAGCCCTTTAGTAATGATTATTGCTTCCATGAAGAATATGACAAATAGTAAAGAAAACATGCTGAATTGTGTTTCTGGGGTTGCCTTGGCCTATCACAAATAGCAAGTATCAGCTCTTCTTATGGCAAAACCTACATTTCACCTCAGCTCTACCATTATAGCTGGACTGTGCCTCAAATTATGGCTGTAGACTGTATTACAGTAGATTGtgagaaagtgacttgcctataTCTATGCATAGCTTTGGTGTAAAGAACACATTGTAGTTtgatattttgaatttttgttgctgtttagaGAAGGTAAAGTCAAATGTTACAGTGTATTTTTCAGTATTAAGCTGAAACAAATGTACATGCTGAAAACAACAAATGAATATAACTGTAGTTATATAATTTTAAAGTTTGCCACTTGGGTTCggtttttttcacacaacagtAATTGTACTTGTTTCATAAAACATCTGTAGCTGAAGGAATACTCATAAGAGCGAAATCCTGCAGGTCTTACTCCAATAGGTATAATTTGTCCACAGGGAGTGTATGCCTACAATGTTAACATAAAATCTCTTCCGAGCCTCAGTGTGTGATTTGGCACATCATCACATGTTGCATctaccactctgacaggaagctATCATTTTCCATAGAATACAACAGTGACCAGAAGCAATGTCTGAGGCCATACCACTGCAACATAGTCATGTTATCCTTAATAATACATGAGATCATGCATCAAATTGTGGGAGTGGGCAATATTAACACATAAACTAACAAAAAGTTTATCATTCAATGTTTGGGATATTAACACTACTTGAACAGAATTGTGGTTATGATGAAAACACATTAATTATTAGCGGTGAGATATTCTGATGAGTTAATAGTAAATCAGTCttaaaagagaataaaaatcAGTATATGGCTATCTGTTTATATCTTATATGGTAAAATTAATCCCTCTTCAGAGAATCTGCACAAAGGCCTAAGAACCAATTAGTTCCACTTATGCACCATTTTAAGGTCTTAACTGGAACTTAAGTGGCACATAGATCTTCTGGCCCTTTACACAGAAGAGAATTTAATCCATAATTTATATCATATACATATTCCTGTATATTGCAATGGTTGCCATTAAAAATTTTACAATTGCCATTTGCAAGTAATTATAATGACCATGGATTGCATGGTATTCCCTTAAGTCAATTATTTGCAATGATAACATTATAAAAATGTGAATGCTGACCCAATATGAAGATTCATATAAATATATGGTTAAAGATGGAGAAAATCTATTACACCAGGTACTCTATCATCCTGCCAATGAAGGATTATTACTTGCAGAGTATTTTCTTGTGCTTTATCCAGTTTGCTTTAAAATGTCTTGAGCATTAGACACATGTATATTGTTTGACACATTAGACTGCATGCAAATTGCATTGAAAGAGACAGTATTAAATAACCTCATTTTGCAATACTTTACGAGATTTTCTTCTCCAGTAGGTTGGGAAACAGAATGCCATTTGACGGAGCAAGTGAACCTGATCAAGCCCAGGGTTCATTAAAACCTGAAACTGACATTTTGCCAAATGCACTACCAGAAAATGACAAATTCTATTTTGACATGTCCAGAGCTATAGATAGGTGAGAATTTTTGTTGCCATAAATACTGGATAAGTTTTGATGCATTGCTTGAATGATACCAAGGTAGAAAGTGCTTTTCCTGCATTTATTTCAATGAACTTTTCAAACTGCTTAAGACATTTGAGAGGAAAAATTGAGTATTAAAAGGGAGCATAGAATGTATGTTTGTTTGCCAAAGTTTTGTGGAGTTCATTGTCATTATAGAATGGACACTGAAAGGGCTGAAAAGTAATAATAAatcatttggaaatgttttttaaaatagttttgtttaataaatcaaagcaataataataattttcaaaAGAAGTGCTTatgaaattgaaaataaaaactgTATATACTTGTAATATATGGAGCCCAGATTTTATTGTGGAGTTATTTTTTCATCATATTAGGAATGCAAGACATGCTGATGGACTTTTCACCAGTGGCTACAGCAAACTTCTGGGTCAACTTTCTGCAAGGAGATATCTGGAATCACTTATTGGAAAACGGGTTAGGTGAGGTTACACTTACATAGAGCTTTTATTTAGCTTGCTTCACTAACCATTCTGTGCATAAGTTTCCCCTTCTATAATTGGGAACAATGATATTTcccatcctttaaaaaaaaatttgggatCTTCAGATATAAGAACTAAgtcattaaataaaattaattaacattaatacattattatttatttgtattatatgtATTGTAATATTTGTTCAAAAGTGACTTTTTGAGTTATATATAACATATAGAGGACACCTGAGAGGAGTCACACACTAAACAcagctctgaaaaaaatcagactggaaTATGATAACTATTGAGctaattttgtaatatttttcccTTTGCAGATCATGCAAATCCTACACTCTGTCATTCAAACTTACGCTTAGGTGCATAAATGCCCATTTTACATGCCCAGAAGGTGATTAGAAATTGGGCACTGAATTTGCACGTATTTCTACTCAGTCTACTTTGTCCCTAAATACAAAGGActggattctcagctggtgcaaaacCGTGTAGTTCCTTCGGTAGAGTTATGGCAGATTACACCATCTGAAGAAGATCTGCCTCTAAACTATGATGCAGGAAACTTCTGACTTCAACTTTGGCTTTCCCAAAGTGCTATTTTTCCTCTGAAATTTACTTAAAGCCAGTGGTGCTGgggttaaaacaaaaagaaaaaagaaaaagaaaaaagaagtgggtAAACTAACCTAGGCTCCTTATTCCTCAaatgagaagtgggtaaactcCATTTACCCATGTTTACTCTTGACTAAACTACTGCacaaagcaaacattttaaagctATATATAAACATACTGTAATACTTGGAGCCTGCTCCTGTTCAAGTCAaaagcaaaattcccactgatttcaatgggaacaagaCTAGGCCCTTTAAGAGGTTCCTTATATTTCAGCCAGCCTATATAATTTGATAATTTGCTCAAATATCTttctagtgtaaatcaggatgaTTTCAGTTTGTTTAAAAGGGTTTCCTAAATTACAAGAATTGGCACATAAGGACTTGTGATTTTAATTATTAGAAAACAGAATGGCCCAAATCCTAAAGTCTGTGCTCAACCCTTGCTCATATAAAACTTCCAGAGACATCAATGTGAATTCTAATTACACTGAGATGggaagaagtcaatgggagatctgCCTAAGTAAAGACTGAATAAAAATTTCAGGATTTTACCAATTTGATCAGAGTGACTTTTGAagtagtaaaaagaaaatttGAATGGAAATGAATTTTTACTCAGTTAGTCAGCAATTGAAAAACTTACTGCATATAGTTCAAAGTCTTTATCTTTTCTAGTTGAATGTATTTGTGGTCATTTCCACTGTTTTTTGTGTTTACATAGCAACAACCTCATGGACGAACAGATGCCCGTCAAACGTCATTCGGATGCTGTCTTTACTGACAACTACAGCCGATTTCGAAAGCAAATGGCCGTGAAGAAATATTTAAACTCAGTTTTAACTGGAAAAAGAAGgtattaagaaaataaaataaaacacaatgaACATTAATGATCTTGGAATGTAATCTTAATATATAGACAAGTATTAGTGACATTGTCTCCTAGTGATTTATTTACAGCACACTTCACAGTCAAATTAGAATGAAAGAACAAGAATAACACACAGAATTTGGGAGtcttaaaataaaggaaaatgctATTGAAATATTCTTAAAGTGCTTTTATTTAGAACAAACATCCTAGTAAAGGAAAAACTGAAGAGCTAGGGCTTATGCACAGGACTTGCTATGAGGTAACACTCTTACAATGAAAATGCACAGTGTTTGAAATTTGCTGATATCTAGGGAAGTGCTAGACATGCTACTtcacttatttaaaaaattgtttaatgaagtttaacaaAACAGAAAGTTACTATGATTAGTTCTGTCTTATTTTTCTGAGTGCAACAAAATCCATGTTTCTCATCTGCAACAGCCAAGAAGAGCTAAACCCTGCCAGCCTTCGAGATGAAGCAGAATTGCTTGAACCCTCCTTTTCCGAAACCTATGATGATGTTACAGTAGATGAGCTGCTGAACCGCCTCCCATTGGTAGGTCCAAATTTACTTTTATCCTTCCCATTCATCAGTAGTCACCCCACCCTTAAGATATTAATCCTGCACAAAAGATGGCCTCTTGGTAAAGTGCACCCCTCTGGCATGAGCCACATtccattatatattttatatgtcTACAGGGAATGTGTCTCAGTGTAATGACCTCTTTAATAAGATTAATTAAATGATCCCCATGATTACTTTCACTCTAACTTCCTAATTAAATGAACAGTCTGACACTGTTGCTAATGCACCTAGCTCACTTGTGTGTTTCAAACCACAGGCACTGAGGCAAAAAAGCATAATTGACTTATTTTTAATTAGGAAGAATATTCTGGCTTCTGAGAATAAATTCACtggttttctttaattaaaaaataaagttccaTCCCCACTTTTTGCCTTATGTCATTCTTTCTAATGGAAATCCAGGCTCCCCCTAAAACTGGAGAATGAGAAACATGTGCACCACTACCCCAACCTACATGGCAGCTGATTCCTATCTAAAACTGTGTGTCAAGTGGAGAAAGACCCTTTTTTCCTCTGTTCTGATATTCTTAATGTCTGAGTTACTACTTAATAGCCGTGTTAATACTTCCTATTTAGCTTTGTGTCAGAATCTTTGGAGACAATGCACCTCATTCACAACTGTGTTACTctacttcattgatttcaatgtattACACAGACCTTACACTGGAGTGAtaacacagtggtgaatcaggcctgaTATTCTTGAAAATATATTAATCTCTGTTAGAGGATTTTTTATATCAGTGGTGATGTTGATGCAAATGGGCAAAAAAAAAGgactacaaataaataaaaagtaattaTTTAACCCATCCTAGCATTTGATGAACGCTGTAGCCTTATACGAGtaagaaaatgtttttcttcagtttttcatttCCTTCAGATAATagaagaaaatgcatttttcaaaacATAAGCAGAGATCCAAAAGATCACACTTCAGGGTATAAGATGACTTCTAAATGATGGATTTAGGAAGAAAATGTTCCTTGTGGGAAGGTTATTCCATCATTTCCTCCTGCAAggtttcttacaccttcttcTATAGTATCTGGTGCTTgccacagtcagagacaggatattggactagacaGACCATTGATCTGATCCTGGCAATTCCTAAATTcgttccttcctccctccctcccagattAGGCGATTGTAACCATGCTACAGATTTCCCTGAAGAGGGAGAATCTGGTCAGTGCTGTCCATTATTCTATCAGTATCCACTGGTGCCATGTCAGCTTGGTAATCTGCACTTATTCACTCCAAGGATCCAACTGCTTTCAGTATCATCCCTCTTGCCTAGTATGCTGATATTCAACAAGATTCTTGTTGGTTGGGCTTGATTCTACAAGGACGCACTACCAGGCACAGTCCTTATTGCCATGAATAGGGGTTCCATAGATATCAAAGTTGCTACTCCCAGTAGGGACTCTTGCACCCTGTAGTtggtgtttgcaggatttgggtcTTGGCTGTATACATTTTAGATAACGTTATCTGATGTTGCAGTCACTTGTAACATTGATTTTGAAACACGCATTCTTCTTGTTTTTCAGAGTCTTTGAAGGAGAGCTGGTAAAATCTATGACAAGAACAAAACTATTTTTTGAGTTCCACATAGTATTTCAAAGAAATGACTTCAGTattcaaaccaaaacaaatatGTTGTGAAGTGACAGTGTGATATATTTGTTTCTGATATAATAAAAGTTGATGTTTACACTGTAAATATTACTTTAGAGATCTCTACCTAAAGCTGTACATATGTATGCTAGTCTAACTCATGAAAACCCTGTGATTTCATATGATGTAAATCCTTTACGtcaataaatacatttgaaaaagagGAATGCACACCAGAAGACAGCACCAAATTACTGACTAACTGGATTATTTTAACTATGGTAACACTTCAGGTAAAATTGTATGACGCAATGGATACATTTGCAGAcaacttaataaataaataaatacaaaagacCATAGAAAGGAACTGTGTTCAGTACGTTCAAACTGTGTAAGAAAAGATTGCCGGGGGTAGGATCTGTACAAAAATATATGCTTTTCTAACAACTCACcgacttaaataaataaaaaggcatttaaaaGGATTGGATCTGTCATAGAACCTTATTTTTGTCCTCctccattttgaatgttttcataaaataccatttaaattAAAGCCagtaatatttcctttttttttaatggtgaacACTTTTTAATCCAAAGTTGCCAAAGCACAcggaaagagaaggggaaaaagctACCCCTTAATGTTTGATGTGCTAAAGTCATAGCAGTAAGTTTATTCTACATTTGGTTGTGGATAACTCTGCTGATGAGCGCATTCCTTATATATAAAGTAGATCTGAAGACAGTTTActattttttcaaaatgaatgtaACTTATGAATACGCAGacaataaaaaacattttattatcaCTGCAACTATTATTGGTTTGATTCAATGCTGCAATTGCCTGAACAGACAAGACCCCTGTTAATAACAGAGAAAAAATGAACACATTCTTCTTCTGGGATATACCATATAAATCTCTGATTGTATTAAAAGACAAAATAGGCCTGATTCCTGATTGTGTTATTCCAGTTTAATGTCAGTGTAACTCTGATGTAAAACTGGAAGAATGTTGGTGTGAGTCAGGCCCACTGTGTATTTTAATATAAGCTACATAATCATTTGCTCAAGAAGGACCTTTTCAGAGGTTGTTTATAGGGCTTGATAATTCTAGTACAGTATGAAAAAGATCTACTGGATGTACTAGTTATGTAGCATAGACTCCTCAGTACTAACTTGTATGGAATACCAGGCATAAAGCTAAGAAACCCCattcataatttaaaatatttttaagtttgGAAAGGGTGAAGAAAGCATGTAGAGGCTGCTTAGCAATATGCATATTTCCCACTGGAATTTTACTTCAATTTATGTACTATAGACTTAATCTTGTTTCCATTGATGTTAACAGCAAAACTTTATTGACTTCTGTGAATGTGGGACTGGTCCTTAAATTACTTTTGAGTTCGATGTGCACATTCAAAAACgtgcttttctttttattcatgcTGGGAATTGTCAATGTGTTTCAAAAGGAAATGTCTCAAAGTTGCTCATGCATGCTAAGCCTACAGGCTTGTCAACACTTGAAATGCAACCTAGGTGCCACTGTAGCAGTTCAGCGTAGACACTACTtacagtgatgggaggggttcacccattggcatagttaatctACCTTCctgggaggaggtagctaggtccatggaagaattctgtcaacctagtgctgtctacactgttGGTTGGGCTGGCTTCAATGTATTGCTCagggagtgtggatttttcacactcctgagcaacataccAGGTGAACATAACTTCTGAGTATAGATTGACTTAAAACTTACATGGAAAAAGGTTCATATAACATGTAGGCTGCCAGTTTTTTCTGAACACATCCATTTATGTACCCAAATGGAAATCAGCTTCCATTAATCAAGTAACTGATTCTCTACTTATCTGTCTTagattttcaaattctttttgggaTAAGATAGTGCATTTATGTGCAAAAGTTACACACACAATTTCAGTTTTGCAATTGAACACACAACGAATATTGTATTCCTTTGGCAATTCCTACCTAAACTGATTATGAGAATATAAGT from Lepidochelys kempii isolate rLepKem1 chromosome 3, rLepKem1.hap2, whole genome shotgun sequence encodes the following:
- the VIP gene encoding VIP peptides isoform X1; protein product: MMEHRSSSQLLLSFTLFSVLCSPVLALPPLGTYSAVRLGNRMPFDGASEPDQAQGSLKPETDILPNALPENDKFYFDMSRAIDRNARHADGLFTSGYSKLLGQLSARRYLESLIGKRVSNNLMDEQMPVKRHSDAVFTDNYSRFRKQMAVKKYLNSVLTGKRSQEELNPASLRDEAELLEPSFSETYDDVTVDELLNRLPLSL
- the VIP gene encoding VIP peptides isoform X2; amino-acid sequence: MMEHRSSSQLLLSFTLFSVLCSPVLALPPLGTYSAVSRLGNRMPFDGASEPDQAQGSLKPETDILPNALPENDKFYFDMSRAIDRNARHADGLFTSGYSKLLGQLSARRYLESLIGKRVSNNLMDEQMPVKRHSDAVFTDNYSRFRKQMAVKKYLNSVLTGKRSQEELNPASLRDEAELLEPSFSETYDDVTVDELLNRLPLSL